In a single window of the Pontibacter russatus genome:
- a CDS encoding PVC-type heme-binding CxxCH protein has translation MRKILSIIAVISLVLWGCSQRSQTGRSATAEAPAKRIDILFLGHESKHHDSERFFPMLAMPLFQEGISLHYTADPADLTAENLKNYDGLMLYANHTKITPEQEQAVKAFVEGGKALIPIHSASFMFQNSDWYINAVGGQFKSHKVGTFTADITKPEHPVMQGLSEFETWDETYVHHKLNPDMTVLMERVEGDHHEPWTWVRDQGKGKVFYTAYGHDERTWGNPGFHALVASGVKWAVSDEAKERLARLNIPTPTFEEANIPNYEQRDPAPRLQHPLSAEESQKLIKVPVDFELQLFASEPDIVNPIAMAWDERGRLWVIETKDYPNEIRTDDGRGDDRIKILEDTDGNGKADKVTVFAEDLNIPTSMVFANGGVIISMAPHFVFLKDTDGDDKADVRENIMTGWGKSDTHAGPSNLKYGLDNKIWGVVGYSGFQGTVNDREMSFSQAVYRFDPDGGGLEHLGRTTNNTWGLGFSEEFDVFISTANGLHSAYFAMPNQYTKRAVAGGSGNTVYRIDTHYDMPHITPYLRQVDWHGGYTAAAGHNIYTARDYPKSFWNSVGLVAEPTGRVLHKAVLERKGAGYTEKNGFNLLASSDEWFAPVHAEVGPDGAIWVADWYNFIIQHNPTPRGFENGEGNAYVNPWRDRQHGRIYRLVYKGGKPHEPMQLSKDDTAGLLAALSNDNMFWRTTAQRLIVENQTKELIPGLIALAKDQRVDEIGLNSPAVHALWTLHGLGALDGTNAQATEAAMAALSHPAAGVRKNAVQVLPRNEATLEAIQEAKLLNDRDLRVRMAAALAIADMPASPELGKLVYEASLKPENGEDEYLPQALFAAALAHQPGFMAAAPKNLSLERPDSVLNLTERLVKSMGQEQYRLDRWTPILFPPDVTGKEITVRASIGPSDDGFEGVIMSQGDKDAGYSLYVQDNKLHWLVKQKGKPYIATSTTALPTERFDAVARLANGGVMTINVNGKTVAEAKAPSLFTQPLAEEEVRVGRDVREGENRVGDYPDRFYFKGELRRDASLELKKPVEGAKSKGNTTVAAVTRDKNVRAVSPNTKPAAKTAATSTAKAATVSIRVVEHEMKFDKESFTVKAGQKVTLNFSNPDFMQHNFVLIMPGTLEEVGKAADALARDPKGAEKNYVPNTSQVIVATPLVDPQGRETLVFTAPDKPGEYPFVCTVPGHWRLMNGIMKVE, from the coding sequence ATGAGAAAAATTTTAAGCATAATCGCAGTTATTAGTTTGGTGCTTTGGGGCTGCTCCCAGCGTTCTCAGACAGGCAGAAGCGCCACGGCGGAGGCACCCGCCAAGCGGATAGACATCCTTTTCCTGGGGCACGAGAGCAAGCACCACGACTCTGAACGCTTCTTCCCGATGCTGGCCATGCCCCTGTTCCAGGAGGGCATCAGCCTGCACTACACCGCCGACCCGGCCGACCTGACGGCCGAGAACCTGAAGAACTACGACGGGCTGATGCTCTACGCCAACCACACCAAGATAACGCCGGAGCAGGAGCAGGCCGTGAAAGCGTTTGTGGAGGGGGGCAAGGCGCTCATTCCCATCCACAGCGCCTCTTTCATGTTCCAGAACTCCGACTGGTATATAAATGCCGTCGGCGGGCAGTTCAAGTCGCACAAGGTCGGCACCTTCACGGCCGATATAACCAAGCCGGAGCACCCCGTGATGCAGGGGCTCAGCGAATTTGAGACCTGGGACGAGACCTACGTACACCACAAGCTGAACCCCGACATGACCGTGCTGATGGAGCGCGTGGAGGGAGACCACCACGAACCATGGACCTGGGTGAGAGACCAGGGCAAGGGAAAGGTGTTCTACACCGCCTACGGCCACGACGAGCGCACCTGGGGCAACCCCGGCTTCCATGCGCTGGTGGCCAGCGGGGTGAAGTGGGCCGTGAGTGACGAGGCCAAAGAGCGCCTGGCGCGGCTCAACATACCAACGCCCACCTTCGAGGAGGCCAACATCCCCAACTACGAGCAGCGCGACCCGGCTCCGAGGCTGCAGCACCCGCTCTCCGCAGAAGAGTCGCAGAAACTGATAAAGGTGCCGGTTGACTTCGAACTGCAGCTTTTCGCCTCCGAGCCCGACATTGTGAACCCTATCGCTATGGCATGGGACGAGCGGGGGCGGCTGTGGGTGATTGAGACCAAGGACTACCCCAACGAGATACGCACCGATGACGGCAGGGGCGACGACCGCATCAAGATACTCGAGGACACAGACGGCAACGGCAAGGCCGACAAAGTAACCGTCTTCGCCGAAGACCTCAACATCCCCACCAGCATGGTGTTCGCCAACGGCGGGGTGATTATCTCCATGGCCCCGCACTTCGTCTTCCTCAAGGACACAGACGGCGACGACAAAGCCGATGTGCGGGAGAACATCATGACGGGCTGGGGCAAGAGCGACACGCACGCGGGCCCCTCCAACCTCAAGTACGGCCTCGACAACAAGATATGGGGCGTGGTGGGCTACTCCGGCTTCCAGGGAACGGTGAATGACAGGGAGATGTCCTTCAGCCAGGCAGTCTACCGCTTCGACCCGGACGGCGGGGGGCTGGAGCACCTGGGCAGGACGACCAACAACACCTGGGGCCTGGGCTTCTCCGAGGAGTTCGATGTGTTCATCTCCACGGCCAACGGCCTGCACAGCGCCTACTTCGCCATGCCTAACCAGTACACAAAGCGGGCAGTGGCTGGCGGCTCGGGCAACACGGTATATAGAATCGACACGCATTACGACATGCCGCACATCACGCCCTACCTGCGCCAGGTGGACTGGCACGGCGGCTACACCGCCGCGGCGGGGCACAACATCTACACCGCCCGCGACTACCCCAAATCCTTCTGGAACAGTGTGGGCCTGGTGGCAGAGCCAACTGGGCGCGTGCTGCACAAGGCGGTACTGGAGCGCAAGGGCGCAGGCTACACCGAAAAGAACGGCTTTAACCTGCTGGCCAGCTCCGACGAGTGGTTTGCCCCCGTGCATGCCGAGGTTGGCCCGGACGGGGCCATCTGGGTGGCCGACTGGTACAACTTTATCATCCAGCACAACCCCACGCCGCGAGGCTTCGAGAACGGGGAGGGCAACGCCTACGTGAACCCATGGCGCGACAGGCAGCACGGCCGCATCTACCGCCTCGTTTACAAAGGAGGCAAACCGCATGAGCCGATGCAGCTGAGCAAGGACGATACAGCAGGGTTGCTGGCCGCATTGAGCAACGACAACATGTTCTGGCGCACCACGGCGCAGCGTCTCATCGTGGAGAACCAGACAAAGGAGCTTATCCCCGGCCTCATCGCGCTCGCCAAAGACCAGCGCGTGGACGAGATAGGCCTGAACAGCCCGGCCGTACACGCCCTGTGGACGCTGCACGGACTGGGTGCCCTGGACGGCACGAACGCGCAGGCGACGGAGGCGGCTATGGCCGCCCTGTCGCACCCGGCTGCGGGCGTTCGGAAGAACGCGGTGCAGGTGCTGCCGAGAAACGAAGCGACGCTGGAGGCTATCCAGGAAGCAAAACTGCTCAACGACAGGGACCTGCGGGTGCGGATGGCCGCCGCGCTGGCCATCGCCGACATGCCCGCCTCGCCGGAGCTTGGAAAGTTGGTGTATGAGGCGAGCCTGAAACCTGAGAACGGGGAGGACGAGTACCTGCCGCAGGCGCTCTTCGCCGCCGCCCTCGCCCATCAGCCGGGCTTTATGGCGGCTGCCCCGAAAAACCTGTCCCTGGAGCGGCCGGACTCTGTGCTGAATCTCACCGAGCGCCTGGTCAAGAGCATGGGCCAGGAGCAGTACCGGCTCGACCGGTGGACCCCCATCCTGTTTCCGCCGGACGTGACGGGCAAAGAAATCACGGTGCGCGCCTCCATTGGGCCATCGGATGATGGTTTTGAAGGCGTTATCATGTCACAGGGCGACAAAGACGCCGGGTACAGCCTCTACGTGCAGGACAACAAACTGCACTGGCTGGTGAAGCAGAAAGGCAAGCCCTATATAGCCACCTCCACCACGGCACTGCCAACTGAGCGGTTCGACGCGGTGGCCAGGCTGGCAAACGGGGGCGTGATGACCATCAACGTGAACGGCAAAACCGTGGCTGAGGCCAAAGCCCCTTCGCTGTTCACCCAGCCGCTGGCAGAGGAGGAAGTGCGCGTGGGCCGCGATGTGAGAGAAGGAGAGAACAGAGTGGGCGATTACCCCGACAGGTTCTACTTTAAAGGCGAGTTGAGGAGAGATGCCAGCCTGGAGCTCAAGAAACCTGTTGAAGGAGCCAAGTCAAAAGGCAACACGACAGTGGCTGCGGTAACCCGGGATAAAAACGTAAGAGCGGTTTCCCCCAATACGAAACCGGCTGCTAAGACTGCCGCTACATCAACAGCAAAAGCGGCCACCGTCAGCATCAGGGTGGTGGAGCACGAGATGAAGTTCGACAAGGAGTCCTTCACCGTGAAGGCGGGCCAGAAGGTCACCCTCAACTTCTCCAACCCGGACTTCATGCAGCACAACTTCGTGCTCATCATGCCCGGTACGCTGGAGGAGGTGGGCAAGGCCGCCGACGCGCTGGCCCGGGATCCGAAAGGTGCCGAGAAGAACTACGTGCCGAACACATCACAGGTGATTGTCGCCACGCCGCTGGTGGACCCTCAAGGCCGGGAGACGCTGGTGTTCACCGCCCCCGACAAGCCGGGCGAGTATCCCTTCGTCTGCACGGTGCCGGGGCACTGGCGCCTGATGAACGGTATCATGAAGGTGGAGTAG
- a CDS encoding sugar phosphate isomerase/epimerase family protein, which translates to MSLEGIKFGVSTWLWTSPFSTETVSLFPKIKEMGYDMVEIPVEDPALIDVKKVREALEENGLGPIVCGAFGPSRDLTHDDPAFHQTSFDYIAACLDICTGLGAGFLAGPMYSAVGKARLVSPERKRAEWDRAVTNLRKVCQMAESRGLEIALEPLNRFESDLVNTAEDVMRLINDINHPAAKVLLDGFHMNIEEPSIERAIKLTGERLVHVQVSENYRGTPGTGQTRWEDYRRGLEAIGYKGAISIESFTPEVQELAGAVCIWRPLVPSQDGFAREGLQFLKKWAQGLES; encoded by the coding sequence ATGAGTTTAGAAGGTATTAAATTCGGGGTGAGCACCTGGCTGTGGACCTCTCCCTTCAGCACAGAGACAGTTTCTCTCTTCCCGAAGATAAAGGAGATGGGCTACGACATGGTAGAGATACCGGTGGAGGACCCCGCCCTCATTGATGTGAAGAAGGTGAGGGAGGCGCTGGAGGAGAACGGACTGGGACCAATCGTCTGCGGAGCCTTCGGCCCAAGCCGGGATTTGACCCACGACGACCCCGCCTTCCACCAGACGAGCTTTGACTATATAGCCGCCTGCCTGGATATCTGCACGGGCCTGGGTGCTGGCTTCCTTGCCGGGCCCATGTACTCGGCCGTGGGCAAGGCCCGCCTGGTCTCCCCGGAGCGGAAGCGAGCGGAGTGGGACAGAGCCGTAACGAACCTGCGGAAAGTGTGCCAGATGGCAGAGAGCCGAGGGCTCGAGATTGCCCTGGAGCCCCTGAACCGCTTCGAGTCGGACCTGGTGAACACGGCGGAGGATGTGATGCGCCTGATAAACGACATCAACCACCCGGCGGCCAAGGTGCTGCTTGACGGCTTCCACATGAACATTGAGGAGCCAAGCATCGAGCGGGCCATCAAACTGACGGGAGAAAGGCTCGTCCATGTGCAGGTGTCGGAGAACTACCGCGGCACGCCCGGCACGGGACAGACCCGCTGGGAAGATTATCGGCGCGGGCTGGAAGCCATCGGCTATAAGGGCGCCATCTCCATCGAGAGTTTCACGCCGGAGGTGCAGGAACTGGCCGGGGCGGTGTGCATCTGGCGGCCGCTGGTGCCCAGCCAGGACGGTTTTGCCCGCGAGGGACTGCAGTTTCTTAAAAAGTGGGCCCAAGGTTTGGAGTCCTAA
- a CDS encoding Gfo/Idh/MocA family oxidoreductase, whose translation MSQKKINVAIVGLGFGAEFIPIYQKHPNANMYAICQRSQDKLDEIGDAFGVEVRYNDYEELLRDPNVDAVHINTPIQSHAAQSIAALRAGKHVACTVPMATTVEECRQIVELVRATGLTYMMMETVIYSREFLFVKEMYEKGELGRIQFLRASHQQDMAGWPGYWEGLPPMHYATHCVGPVLALPKAEAEYVSCLGSGRIDEELIPKYGSPFAIETCHIKFRGSDLAAEVTRSLFNTARQYRESFDVYGSKKSFEWTQIEHEDSVIHTGETPERVKIPDYAHLLPEEIRSFTQAGVYDSDDNQHLSFIQGAGHGGSHPHLVHEFVSALVEGREPYPNARQSANITCVGILAHESAMQGGKIMQMPDFTLERGRA comes from the coding sequence ATGAGCCAGAAGAAAATAAACGTGGCGATTGTGGGCCTCGGGTTCGGGGCCGAGTTCATCCCCATCTACCAGAAGCACCCCAACGCCAACATGTACGCCATCTGCCAGCGCTCCCAGGACAAGCTCGACGAGATTGGCGACGCCTTCGGGGTTGAGGTAAGGTACAACGACTACGAGGAGCTGCTGCGCGACCCGAACGTGGACGCCGTGCATATAAACACCCCCATCCAGAGCCACGCCGCGCAGTCCATCGCGGCGCTGCGGGCGGGCAAGCACGTGGCCTGCACCGTGCCCATGGCCACCACCGTGGAGGAGTGCCGCCAGATAGTGGAGCTGGTGCGGGCGACGGGGCTGACCTACATGATGATGGAGACGGTCATCTACAGCCGCGAGTTCCTGTTCGTGAAGGAGATGTACGAGAAGGGGGAGCTGGGCAGGATACAGTTCCTCCGGGCCTCCCACCAGCAGGATATGGCCGGCTGGCCCGGCTACTGGGAGGGGCTGCCCCCGATGCACTACGCCACCCACTGCGTGGGGCCGGTGCTGGCGCTCCCCAAAGCCGAGGCCGAGTACGTCTCCTGCCTGGGCTCGGGCAGGATAGACGAGGAGCTGATCCCCAAGTACGGCTCGCCCTTCGCCATCGAGACCTGCCACATCAAGTTCAGGGGCTCAGACCTGGCGGCCGAGGTGACGCGCTCGCTCTTCAACACGGCGCGCCAGTACCGGGAGAGCTTCGATGTGTACGGCTCCAAAAAGAGCTTCGAGTGGACGCAGATAGAGCACGAGGACAGCGTCATCCACACGGGCGAGACGCCGGAGCGGGTGAAGATACCGGACTACGCGCACCTCTTGCCCGAGGAAATCCGCTCCTTCACGCAGGCCGGGGTATATGACTCGGACGACAACCAGCACCTGTCGTTCATCCAGGGGGCCGGGCACGGGGGCTCGCACCCGCACCTGGTGCATGAGTTCGTGAGCGCTTTAGTGGAGGGGCGGGAGCCCTATCCCAACGCGCGGCAGTCGGCCAACATCACCTGCGTGGGCATCCTGGCCCACGAGTCGGCCATGCAGGGCGGCAAAATCATGCAGATGCCCGACTTCACGCTGGAAAGGGGCCGCGCGTAG
- a CDS encoding glycoside hydrolase family 2 protein yields MRKSYICFLIFLLLQTAAAQAQNTAGWSMVEGKIASPWAEEVNPAKPLPEYPRPQMVRENWQNLNGLWNFAIVPKAQQESMPRTFQGKILVPYAIESALSGVGRTVGKDSVLWYSTSISVPAKLRRHNVLLHFGAVDWQAEVYINGKKAGTHEGGYDPFSFDITPHLKKGSKQEIAVRVWDPTDDGPQPRGKQVKKPEAIWYTPVTGIWQTVWLEAVPKTYINATRQTPDIDKGTLTVAAEVENLQANDKLRVSAWDGKKKVAEQEVSATAPAVLSVKEAKLWSPETPFLYDLQVAVVRNGKVLDEVDSYFAMRKISMAPDADGVQRMLLNNKFVFQYGPLDQGWWPDGLYTAPTEEALVFDIDKTKEMGFNMIRKHVKVEPARWYYHCDKNGMLVWQDMPSGDLGARWGNHPGIEGEGHDMDRTAESEKIFRTEWAEIMEDLHNFPSIVVWVPFNEAWGQFKTAEITNWTMEKDPSRLVNSASGGNFHFVGHIIDLHNYPEPVMPRANLFGEKQVIVLGEFGGLGLPVEGHTWQQKDNWGYQSFKNADELFERYDSFTEKLEDLIKKGLSAAVYTQTTDVEIETNGLMTYDREVIKIPAEKLREANSKLYNPNLVQLKQE; encoded by the coding sequence ATGAGAAAAAGCTATATATGCTTTCTGATTTTCCTGTTGCTGCAAACAGCCGCAGCACAGGCACAAAACACAGCTGGCTGGAGCATGGTGGAGGGCAAAATCGCCTCGCCATGGGCAGAAGAGGTAAACCCGGCCAAGCCCCTGCCCGAATACCCGCGCCCGCAGATGGTGCGCGAGAACTGGCAGAACCTGAACGGACTCTGGAACTTTGCCATTGTGCCGAAAGCGCAGCAGGAAAGCATGCCCCGCACCTTCCAGGGAAAAATACTGGTGCCCTATGCCATTGAGTCGGCCCTGTCCGGGGTAGGCAGAACGGTGGGCAAAGACAGCGTGCTCTGGTACAGCACCAGCATCAGCGTGCCCGCCAAACTGCGCCGGCACAACGTGCTCCTGCACTTCGGCGCCGTGGACTGGCAGGCGGAAGTATATATAAACGGCAAAAAGGCGGGCACCCACGAGGGCGGCTACGATCCCTTTTCTTTCGACATCACCCCGCACCTGAAAAAGGGCAGCAAGCAGGAGATCGCCGTGCGCGTGTGGGACCCCACCGACGACGGTCCGCAGCCGCGCGGCAAGCAGGTAAAAAAGCCGGAGGCCATCTGGTACACGCCCGTAACCGGCATCTGGCAGACGGTGTGGCTGGAGGCGGTGCCCAAGACCTATATAAACGCCACCCGGCAAACACCCGACATCGATAAGGGAACGCTGACGGTGGCGGCAGAGGTGGAGAACCTGCAGGCAAACGACAAACTGCGGGTATCGGCCTGGGACGGGAAAAAGAAAGTGGCTGAGCAGGAGGTAAGCGCCACCGCACCAGCCGTGCTTTCGGTAAAAGAGGCAAAACTGTGGTCGCCGGAGACCCCCTTCCTATATGACTTGCAAGTGGCCGTGGTACGGAACGGCAAAGTGCTGGACGAGGTGGACAGCTATTTCGCCATGCGCAAGATCAGCATGGCACCCGACGCAGACGGCGTGCAGCGCATGCTGCTCAACAACAAGTTCGTTTTTCAGTACGGCCCGCTGGACCAAGGCTGGTGGCCAGATGGCTTGTATACGGCGCCCACCGAGGAGGCCCTTGTCTTCGACATCGACAAAACAAAGGAGATGGGCTTCAACATGATACGCAAGCACGTGAAGGTGGAGCCCGCCCGCTGGTACTACCACTGCGACAAAAACGGCATGCTGGTGTGGCAGGACATGCCGAGCGGCGACCTGGGGGCCCGCTGGGGCAACCATCCCGGCATAGAAGGAGAAGGCCACGACATGGACCGGACGGCGGAGTCGGAGAAGATTTTCCGCACCGAGTGGGCTGAGATAATGGAGGATCTGCACAACTTCCCGAGCATCGTGGTATGGGTGCCGTTCAACGAGGCCTGGGGGCAGTTCAAGACAGCGGAAATCACCAACTGGACAATGGAGAAAGACCCCTCGCGGCTGGTGAACAGCGCCAGCGGCGGCAATTTTCATTTTGTCGGCCACATCATCGACCTGCACAACTACCCCGAGCCCGTGATGCCGCGCGCCAACCTGTTCGGGGAAAAGCAGGTGATTGTGCTGGGCGAGTTCGGCGGTCTGGGCCTGCCGGTGGAGGGGCACACGTGGCAGCAGAAAGACAACTGGGGCTACCAGAGTTTCAAGAACGCAGACGAGTTGTTTGAGCGCTACGATTCCTTCACCGAAAAGCTAGAGGACCTGATCAAAAAGGGCCTGTCGGCGGCGGTATACACCCAGACCACTGACGTGGAGATAGAGACAAACGGCCTGATGACCTACGACCGGGAAGTGATAAAAATACCGGCTGAGAAGCTGCGGGAAGCAAACAGCAAGTTATATAACCCGAATCTGGTGCAACTGAAGCAGGAGTAA
- a CDS encoding glycoside hydrolase family 43 protein, with protein sequence MKFANKKSTCINKAFAALLLCPLLLAGCTTAVTPVKEQEASQPTAEEQYFTNPIADGADPWVFRKDGAYYFCSAGNGGIYVSKSEKLTEPGEKVKVWETPDTGWNQSNVWAPEMHFLGGKWYIYYAAAKKPGGPFIYQRSGVLESESDNPFGPYIDKGMLYTGDSIQYENSEANWAIDLTPMQLNGQLYAIWSGWEKNADTDKTKQHLYIASMRNPWTISSNRVHLSSPVEPWETGGPLDLNEGPQVLKHKGKVFIIYSTRESWLKEYRLGQLALSDTLLNPMEAARWQKSGPIMLGTEEVLGVGHCSFTTSPDGTEHWVLYHSKKTEKPGWDRNIRAQQFFWTTDGFPYFGEPVPAGVLLPVPSGEE encoded by the coding sequence ATGAAATTTGCGAATAAAAAATCAACCTGTATAAACAAAGCGTTCGCGGCACTGCTGCTCTGCCCGCTCCTGCTGGCTGGCTGTACCACAGCCGTCACGCCGGTAAAAGAGCAGGAGGCCAGCCAGCCAACAGCGGAGGAACAGTACTTCACCAACCCCATCGCCGATGGCGCCGACCCGTGGGTGTTCAGGAAAGACGGTGCGTATTATTTCTGCAGCGCGGGCAATGGGGGCATCTATGTTTCGAAATCTGAGAAGCTGACGGAGCCGGGGGAGAAAGTAAAGGTCTGGGAAACGCCCGATACCGGCTGGAACCAGAGCAACGTGTGGGCACCTGAAATGCACTTCCTCGGCGGCAAGTGGTACATCTATTACGCCGCCGCTAAAAAACCCGGAGGCCCTTTCATATACCAACGGTCCGGTGTGCTGGAGTCAGAGTCGGACAATCCATTCGGCCCCTATATAGACAAAGGCATGCTCTACACCGGCGACAGCATCCAATATGAGAACTCTGAAGCGAATTGGGCCATCGACCTGACGCCGATGCAGCTCAATGGGCAGCTCTACGCTATCTGGTCGGGCTGGGAAAAAAATGCGGACACAGACAAAACGAAGCAGCATTTATATATAGCCTCCATGCGCAACCCCTGGACGATCAGCAGCAACAGGGTGCACCTCTCCTCGCCGGTGGAGCCCTGGGAGACGGGTGGACCGCTGGATTTGAACGAAGGGCCGCAGGTGCTGAAACACAAAGGCAAGGTGTTCATCATCTACTCCACGCGCGAGTCGTGGCTGAAGGAGTACCGGCTCGGGCAACTGGCGCTTTCCGACACCCTGCTCAACCCGATGGAAGCGGCGCGCTGGCAGAAATCAGGCCCTATCATGCTGGGGACAGAAGAGGTGCTGGGCGTGGGGCACTGCAGCTTCACCACCTCGCCGGACGGTACCGAGCATTGGGTCCTCTATCATTCCAAAAAAACCGAAAAACCGGGCTGGGACCGCAACATCCGGGCGCAGCAGTTCTTCTGGACCACGGACGGCTTCCCTTACTTTGGGGAGCCCGTACCGGCCGGGGTGCTTTTGCCGGTGCCGTCGGGAGAGGAGTAG
- a CDS encoding glycoside hydrolase family 43 protein, with product MKKLYARYSFLLLLGFGAAACQPRQQTATAPEAAASTVETAVAGTYTNPIYAADFADPTVVRAADGFYYVYGTNTEVNGETVNIQVARSEDLVEWEHVGDALPVKPSWADRDFWAPHVFYDSTKQSYYLYYSGESASETVGKCLGVATSKSPAGPFTDKGEPLLCGESFESIDPMAFDDPATGKKLLYWGSAHLPIKVQELTDDRLSFKPGTKPTEVVQAIHNNDPANYQNLVEGAWVTFRDGDYYLFYSGDNCCGDKAHYAVMVARSRNATGPFETLAEATGKENSVILELNDEWIAPGHNSIVTDDAGQDWIVYHAIDADKRNGGRVMLMDKIVYRDGWPYIETGTPSVTAQQAPVIE from the coding sequence ATGAAAAAGCTATACGCCCGCTACAGCTTCCTGCTCCTTCTCGGCTTCGGTGCTGCTGCCTGCCAGCCCAGACAGCAGACAGCTACTGCTCCGGAGGCTGCGGCCAGCACTGTAGAAACCGCTGTTGCCGGTACCTATACAAACCCTATATATGCCGCTGACTTTGCCGATCCGACTGTTGTCAGGGCGGCGGATGGCTTCTATTATGTCTATGGCACCAACACCGAGGTGAACGGCGAAACGGTGAACATCCAGGTAGCCAGGTCGGAGGATTTGGTGGAGTGGGAGCATGTGGGAGACGCACTTCCCGTCAAGCCAAGCTGGGCTGACAGGGATTTCTGGGCGCCGCACGTATTCTATGATTCCACTAAGCAGTCCTATTATTTATATTACTCCGGCGAATCAGCCAGTGAGACTGTGGGTAAGTGCTTGGGAGTGGCCACGTCCAAAAGTCCGGCAGGCCCGTTTACGGATAAGGGTGAACCTTTGCTCTGCGGGGAAAGCTTTGAGAGCATCGATCCCATGGCCTTCGACGATCCGGCCACGGGCAAAAAGCTTTTATACTGGGGTTCAGCCCATTTACCCATTAAGGTGCAGGAACTGACAGACGACAGGCTGAGCTTTAAACCGGGTACCAAGCCGACAGAAGTTGTACAGGCCATTCATAACAACGACCCGGCTAATTACCAAAACCTGGTGGAAGGTGCCTGGGTCACCTTCAGGGACGGTGACTACTACCTCTTTTACTCCGGCGACAACTGCTGCGGCGACAAAGCCCATTATGCCGTGATGGTGGCCCGCTCCCGGAATGCCACTGGCCCCTTCGAAACGCTGGCGGAGGCGACCGGAAAGGAGAACAGCGTGATACTGGAACTGAACGACGAGTGGATAGCCCCCGGACACAATTCCATCGTGACAGATGATGCCGGCCAGGACTGGATCGTATACCACGCCATCGACGCGGACAAACGGAACGGCGGGCGGGTGATGCTGATGGACAAGATTGTTTACAGGGACGGCTGGCCATATATAGAAACCGGCACGCCGTCCGTAACAGCACAGCAGGCACCTGTGATAGAGTAA